In uncultured Methanobrevibacter sp., the DNA window TGTGAACTGTGAATTGGAGATATCTAAAGATCCTCCCAACTGAAGAACAGCTCCACCAAATTCTGATGAACAGTTATTGAAAATAGTGTTGTTGATTTTAACATTACCTGTTAAAACACCGTCCGCAGCACCGTAGATATCCAAATATAGTGCACCACCGTTTTTTGTAGAGCTGACATTGATAAATTCACTGTCAAGAATCACAGTGGTGGTGTTCTCCCCAGATGGTTTAACCGCAACAGCTCCCGCTGTAAGATTTGCATGCAAGTTAATGAATTTTGTTTTATTGATTGCAGTTTGATAAGTATTATATATTGCTGTTGCATATTTGGAAGAGGTATTTGCAAAAATAGAGTTGGAAATAGTTATTACCGCATTGTTTCCATATATCATACCCATAAAACCGGATTATCATTTTTAAACAGTGCATTAGATATATCTAGTTCACTACCACTATTTGCATAAATGGATGATCCCAATTGAGCATAATTGTTTAAAAACTTATCATTGGTACTAGTTAATGTAGAATTACCTGAAAATATTGCAGCTCCTGCTGTAATATCAATTTTGTTTATTGCATTGTTGTTTGAATATGTAGAATTAGCACTTGTTATGTTAGATCTCATTGCATAAATTGCAGCACCTGCATCCTTATCAAAGTTATTATCAAAAGTTACATTTTTCAAATTTAAAATTGAATTACTCAATATTATTGAAGATAAACTACAGTTAGTAATCTTTAGATTTTTAATTGTCAGATTACTATTTGAAAGATTTAAAAATCCTGCCTTTTGGTTTCCATCAATTGTTTTGCTATTTCCATCTATTACCAATGTCTTATCGCTTAATTTTATATATGTTTTTTCTCCATCATTTGAATCATATTTATAATCTTTATCTAAACTTATTGAACCAGTAGATTGATTTAAATTAGTTTCTAGTTCAGTATATGTTCCCTCAGCATCTCCGAGAACATCAACCTCATCTACCTCAAGGGTATCCTGCGCTGTTTGATTTGAATCATCAGCACACACTACCCCCATAGACAATATCAATAAGAATAGAAAGATTATACTAATCTTATAAAATTTCATAATTGTCTCTCATTTTTTGATAATTAAACTTTTATTTTTAATAATATAAATAAATTAAAGAATATTCAAAATATAAATAAATAATATAAGATTATTCAAAAAAAAAGATTTTTAGAAAAACATTTTCAAAAAACACATTAATAATCTAATGTGGAAACTAAAAAAAAATCAGTTAGAGCTGCGCCATGTGTTGCCGCATTTAGCACATCTTATAAAATTGGTTGGTGCCTCATCGGCAGACCTAGTCTGTACTGTCCACCAGTAACCCTTGGTTCCTCCGCATTTGTAACATGTTATCCTTGTGGTCGGCAGTGCAACATTGTTGCTGTCGGTGACTATGACCTTTGCCTCAGGATTCTTTTCGCCCTCCATGTGATACTGCTCCTCCAAATCCTCCTTTTCAAGGGATTTTTCATAGCCACATCTACATTTAATCTTACCGTTTTTGGGCATTAACATCTTACCACATTCAGGACAAAATTCCATATTACTAAACACCATTAAAAATTCGTAAGTATTAGTTTAATTGTCCGTACATATAAAATTATCGAATGGTAAAAACAAGCACAAAATTGAAAAAAATTATTGAGAAAAAAAGTTAAAAAAAAGTTTTATGTGGAAGGGTCATCCCTCCACCATAATCAGTTTACCCGTCGCTGGGTCTTTGTAAACCTTACCCATTTCGGTATAACCTTGACCGGAAGAGTTTGAAGTGTCAGGAGTTTCGTTCAACTGCTGACCCTGGTCAACTTCAGTCGTTTTCTGTTGCATCTGCTCTTGAATGTTTTGGCTTGGATCTATCATTGCCTGCATGTTCCAGCTTATGATAACAAAAACCAGAAAACCGACAGCAATAACCAGCATTGCATCCACAAGGTTGGATGTACCAGCCATTGGGTCTTCTTCTACACGTTTAGATCTTCGTCTGCCGCCTTTTCTTACCATAAAATCACTATCTGCTCATCCTATCAAGAACTGAATCGATTAAAGCATCTAAATCAGACAGGTATCTGTCATACCATCCTGAACGTACTTTTCCAATGAAGTAACATAATGCACCGGAACCGATACCGACAATAGTTGTGTTGAACGCAACTGTAAGGGAAGATGCCAATGTATTGATGTCGCCTGCACCAAGAGCAGCCAGACCAGGTCCCATCGGAATTAAAGTACCCATCAGCCCTAAGGTAGGTCCGATACGGGTAATAATATCAGTTTTCTGCAGTGAATTCATTGTTTTTTCTTCTTCAAATTCAAACAGCTTACGGGCCAAAGCTTCCCTTGAAGCAGTACCCAATTCGCTTGAAGAAGCGATTTCACTTAAAACCTTTTTCTGTGCCTTTGGAATTTTAGCACTTGAAATAACATTATTCAACTCATCAATAGATGCTGCCCTATTAATATCATAAATTAAATCTCTTATTGTTCCAACAGGAACTTTGCGTCTTGAAGTATACTCTGCAATAGCTCCACCTAATGTAATGATAGAAATGATAACAATTACAAGCAGTATAACCAATACCGGAATTGTTAAACTCTGTGAGATTACATCAAGGGATCCTGTTAGAAATTCTCCACCCGGAATACTTAAAGCCATATTTTTTCACCTTTATCTTAAAATACTTCTGCCTCTTCTATTTAAAACCATACCGCCCACAAGCAATATTGCCAATGCCAATATTACCATCAGGACATCTTGAGGAGAACCTATAGTAATTGGACTAGTAGTTTTTGATAGTGCTCCCGCAATGTTTGGTATTACAATAGCCGAAAGTAAGAAGTATGCACCAAGTAAAAGCATGAAATTACCTAAAACAATAGGATAAGGTCTATTTAAAACTCTTACGATAGTATTTGATGCGAAATAAGTTACAATCATAACTCCCACAAGTGCAGCCACAGCATACCAACTTAAATTGAGTGAACTGACTCCGATTGTCGGTGCCACAATAAGCACACTTGCAATAATTGAACCAAAACAACATGGACAAGGAGCAATAATAGCTAAAGAAGTTGCTGTTGAAGTATTTTTATCATGTATTTTCCATTCTCTTATTGTAAATAAACCTGCAATAATCATGATTGAAGCCATGATAATGTAAAATATTGTATTATAACTGTATATTGCCTGAACCAACTGTTCTGAGTATAGAGAAGCAATAGCAGAAATTAAAACAACACCTCCACCATAAGCAATGCATATTACTGCAAACAGTTTTTTTGACAAATTAGCCAAACCTGATGCCAGCCCGATTTTTATTCCAAAAACCAGAACAGATGCAAATATTCCAACTTGCCATAATACACTCATCATATCCATTGTAAATTCTCCATGTAAAATTAAAATTAATTAATTACATTTTAATGTTTATCTAATAAACTATATAAAATTTTTTTACGATATGAAGAAAAGAGCCCATCAAAGCATTTCTCCACATAATATAATTTTTCATTAGCCATGTGTAAAGTTATAAGGTTTGAAAAATAATATATTATAATATTGAAATTTTAATGAGGCAAAAAATGTTTTGGAATGAAGAAATTGAAACAATGTCAAGGCAAGACCTTGAAGAATTACAATTAAAAAAGCTTCAAAACACTGTAAAAAGAGCATTTGATAAGATACCTTATTACAACAAGAAATACAGTGAAGCTGAAGTTTATCCAGAAGATATAGAAACTTTAAAAGATATTGAAAAATTACCATTCATCACAAAAGACGACTTGCGTGAAAGCTATCCCTTCGGACTTTTCGCAGTTGACATCAAAGAGATTAAGGAATTGCACTCATCATCAGGTACCACAGGAAAACCTGTCGTTTCAGGATACACTGAAAAGGACCTGGATACCTGGGCCGAAACCATTGCACGTGGACTCACCATGATGGGAATCGGTGAAGATGATATCCTGCAAAACACCCACGGATACGGTATGTTCACCGGAGGATTCGGTGTCCATTACGGTTCACACAAGGTCGGAGCTGCAATCATCCCTATTTCAACAGGCCAGACAAGAAGACAGATTGAAATCATGCAGGACTTCGGTACAACCGGTTTAATCTTTACCCCATCATACGGAATTCACTTAGGAGAAGTCGCCCTTGAAGATGGCATAGACCCTAAGGACTTGGGCATCAAGGCAATCGGATTTGGAGCTGAAGGATGGACCGAAGAAATCAGACAGAGAGTGGAGGAAATCTTTGGCGCAAAGGCATATAACATTTACGGTTTGACCGAACTTATGGGACCTGGTGTGGGTATCGAATGTGAAGCGCAAAAAGGTTTGCACATTGCAGAAGACATCTACTATCCTGAAATCATCAATCCTGATACTTTACAGGTTCTAGGTGAAAACACCCCTGGAGAATTGGTTTTAACCAACCTTGAAAGGGAGGGTATGCCAGTCATAAGATTCAGAACAAAAGACCTGACCAAAATCACATATGAAAAATGTGAATGTGGAAGAACCCATGCAAGAATGAGCAGAATTACCGGAAGATCCGACGACATGATTAAGGTTAAGGGAGTAGGTATTTTCCCATCACAAATCGAAAAAGCATTGCTTAAAGCAGGTGATGTAGAGCCTCATTATATGATTATAGTTACAAGACCTGGAACACTTGATGAAATTGAAGTGAAAGTTGAAGCATCCCATGACCTTTTCTTTGATGGCGTCAAAGAGATGATGGCAGTACAGACAAAAATCGGAAAATCAATAGAAAACGAAACAGGAATACGTGTAAAAGTAACATTAGTAGAACCAAAAACACTACCAAGATTTGAAGGAAAAGCAAAAAGAGTGATTGATAAGAGGAACTTACATTAGGTGGAAAAATGAAAATAAAACAACTGTCAATATTTTTACAGAACAGAATGGGAAGCCTTGCAAAACCATTGGAAGTCCTTACCGTAGCAAATGTCAACATCCGTGCAATGTGCATGGCGGATACATCCGAATTCGGTATCCTCAGACTTGTTGTTGACGATCCGATTAAAGGAAAAGAAGCACTTGAGGAAAACAATTTCCTTGTAAAGATTACCGAAATCATCGGCGTTGAAATGAATGATTCACCGGGTGGCCTTACAACCGTTTTAGATATCATCAAAGACAACCTAATTGATTTGGAATATCTTTACGCTTTCTCACATGACAAAGCGGAAAAGGCAATCTTATTATTACATGCAGACGATATTGATAATCTGATATCCGTTTTAACCAAAAACAATATACCAATCGTTTCAGCCGAAGAGGTATATAACTTATAGAGAGGATTATTTGATCCTTTCACTTTTTATTTTTTTTTGAAGAATTTTTAAACATATATTAAATGTGATCTATTTTTTACTTTTGATTTTGAATATGACTAATATTATTTTTTCAACATGACAAAATTTGCTAATTTGATTAATTTTAGAAAAATTTTTTAAATTCATATACGACCCAAACAGTTTTATAGTATTAAGTTTATATATATCAATAGTTATTTTTTTCAAATATTATAATTTGTAAAAATAACTGTTTGATATTAAACTTTTTTTAGAGAAATTTAAAATTACTAAAAAATTTTTATTAATAGTAGATATTTGAAGGAAACCCTAAAAAATATTAAATATTTTTTCACTTCTGCAAAGTTGCAGATTGAATGAGGTAAAAAATGAAAACAAAAATTAGACTTTTGGTTATTAGCCTGATTCTAATAACTCTGTTCTCCATAGGTGCTGCTGCAGCTAGTGAGAACGTTGATTTGAATTCAAGTGACGTGACCCAAGTTTCAAACAACATTGTTGGATTATCTGATGATGCATCAGATATTCAGACAAAAATATCTGCTAATCCTAATCAAAATTCACAAAACAGTGAAAATGATGTAGTATCAGACGAAGGGAATAAAAATATTTTAGGCTCTTCTGATGAATCAAATGAATTGAAAGCAACTAATGATGATGTTTTAAGTTCCAAAATCACCGTTAACGGAAAATGGTTTGTTGACATCAGAAACGCATATGCCAGTGCAAAGAATGGTGACATTATTGACCTTTCCGGAAACACATATGCTGGTGAAAACAGGGAAATGCAATTCATAGACAATAAGAGAGTTACAATTGCCAACGCAATTATTGACGCTTCCAACAGCTGGAAGTTCACCGGAATTTCAACAATTAAGAACTGTGTTCTTGAAAACATTACATTCAAAAACTACAAGACAACTGAAAGACATCCTTTCGGATTTGAAAATGTAGTTTTGAGAAATGTGAAATTCGACAATTTTGATAATGCAATAGCTGCTATCAATGCACGTAATTGTGTTTTTGAAAACGTTACATTGTCAAACATGAAATCCCGTTTAAATGAAACCCAAGACGGTGTCTATGAAAAAGGCGCAATGGTGGTTTCATACTACTCAACATACAATAATTGTAACTTTATCAATCTATCCACAAATCATCATTCAGGAGCAATATGTGTTGCCGGTGAAGAAGGCAATTCAGTGAATATCTCCAATTCCAAATTCATCAACTGCTCATCCGGTGTCGGAGGGGCGGTTTATGTTCATGGAAACGGCAAGATATCAGACAAGTTGTACAGTACCATTGTTAACTGTTCATTCATTAACAATACCGCCACACAATGGGGCGGAGCCTTAGGTTCAAGTCAAAACAATCTGATTGTTGAAAACTGTGAATTCATTAACAATAAGGCAAAACAGGGTGCTGCATTTATGGTAGGTGGAATCACCCACGGTTTAGACGGTATTACAGAAGGACATAACAATATAATGAAAAACTGTTATTTCTACAATAATACCGGTAGTGAAGAAGGTGGAGCTGTCCACATGTGGGGAGACAATTCCAGTGCCATCAACTGTACTTTCAAAGACAATTACGCCGTCAACGGTAAGGGTGCGGCAATCTATGTGAAAGGAGAGAACGCAACAGTCATCGAGTCAGAATTCTATGATCATGAAAGTGAAATGGGAACAGTATACATCCTGGGAAAGAATGCTGAAATCATCAATTCAACATTTGAAAACAACACCGCATCCAAAGGCGGTGCTGGAGCATACATTGAAGGAAACAATTCCTATATTGAAAATTCAACATTTGTGAATAACAATGCTACAGAGCAAGGTGGGGCTCTCCATTTGCAAGGAGACCATATCAAAATCCTGAAGTCAATATTCAATTCCAATCACGCTCATCCGCATCCGGAAAATCCAAACTGCGGTTTAGGAGGAGCTATCTACATTATCGGAAACAATAATGATATAGCTTACTGTGAGTTTACAAAAAACATTGCGGTTAACGGATCAGCGATATATAATCGTGGTTCACAATCAAGAATTGAAGATGTTAAATTCATTGACAATCAGGCATGGAGTTATCTATTGATAACAACCGCAACACCTAACTTAAGCAATTATTCAAAGTCAAACAATGTTTCAATTAAGGTCACACACATTGGAGGTGCGAACATCATTCACGCAATCTACAATGACGGAGATGTGACAGATATCATTTTCTTCAATGTGACATATGAGCATTCAACAGCCCATGACATGATAAACACTGGAAATACAGATGTTCACCCAAAAGACGGTGCTGAAAACAGTGAAGGCGGAAAATTAATCTATCAAGATTCCCGTGAAGACTCACAGACTGTCAGAATCATTGTCGTTAAGGAAAAACCTTCAAACGGCATTTTGGGAGTGCCTGAATTTGATGGAGACATAATCCATGACGGAGTTTACAAAACCAATTATCTTGGAGCCGTCTCATTGGACCTGATTGGATTGGAACCTGGAACATACACCGTTTACGCTGAACATCCAGAGAACACATTATACACATTCATAAACAATGTCACAAGGTTTGAAATTTCACCATATGTGGATTTAAGCATAACAAAATCCAGTGATAGAGATTCCTATCTTGTAGGGGACATTGCAACATTTGAAATCAGTGTTGAGTCTCTTGGAAGCGATGCAAGCAACGTGGTTGTCAGTGAAATGCTGCCTGATTCATTCGATATAATTTCATACACTGTAAGTAAAGGTGAATTCAACACTTCCGACAAATCTTGGAAAATCGGATCATTAAAATCCGAGGAAAAAGCTACATTGACCCTGAAGGTTAAAGTGACCGAAATCGGAACATTCACCAATACCGTCAATGTGACCTCGGACGATGAGGATGTCAACTTAACAAACAATATTGCTAACGCAACAATAAAAGTTGAAAACATCAACAACAATACTGAAAATGAGACCGATGATAAAATACCGGATAATTCCACTGATGACATTCCTATTGATGAGGATATAGAAATTGATGAAAAGATCACTATATCTGAAAATGATAAAAAAATAAGTGTTTCAAATGGAAAAGCTACCGGTAATCCTATACTGTTGGTATTGATTTCATTACTTGTGGTTTGTTTAGGAATTAGGAGAAGAAATTAAAATTAACGTTGGAAAATTATTTTTTCCAAACTTTTTATTTTTTTACATATAACTTGACAATATAATATCAAAAACTATTTTTTTAATAAATCATTCATTTAATGTATAAAATACTTTACATTTTTTAGATAATATTTAAATACATTTTGACACATATTTTTACATACAAATATCATGGTTTTTACATGGTATTTAGATTAAGGTGATTTAAATGGGTAAACTAGACGGAAAAGTAGCAATCGTAACCGGAGCAACCTCCGGATGGGTAGAGAATCAGCAAAACTGTTCGCAGCAGAAGGAGCAAAAGTAGTAGTGACCGGAAGAAACGAAGAAAGAGCAAAAGAAGTGGTGGATGACATCAAAGCAGCCGGAAACGAAGCAATCTATGTAATTGCAGATATGGCAAACCTGGACGATGTACAAAAAATATTCGATGCCACAATGGAAAAATACGGAACCGTCGACGTTCTCTTCAACAATGCAGGAATGCTATCAATGTCCCCATTAATGGAAGTGACACTTGAAGAGTGGAACAGAGTATTCAACGTCAACGTTACCTCCGCATTACTCCTGACTCAATTAGTTGCACCTGTAATGCAAGAAAAAGGAAAAGGAACAATCATCAACACATGTTCAGTGGCATCATTTGGAGCACACCACGGATTTGCAGCATACGTGGACAGTAAACATGCAATGGCAGGATTAACCAAATCCATGGCATGGGAATTAGGTCCTGAAATAAGATGCAACGGTATTGCACCTGGATTAATCCACACAGCAATGGTAGACAGTATCGGAGGTCCTGGAGCATTACAACAAATGATTGATCAGTGCCCAGTTAAAAGACATGGTGTGCCTGAAGACATTGCAAACATTGCACTCTTCCTTGCAAGCGATGACTCCTCATTTATCGATGGTCAAATCATCAAGGTAGATGGCGGATTCGAAATTTAAAAATGAAAGTCCATGACTTTCATTCAATTTTCTTTTTTAAAAATTCAACATCCTCTTCCAATTGTTCAACCTTATCCTGATACTCATCTAATGTATTTTGAAGTTCCCTCATTCTTAACTCTTCATAATCAATATCAGGCTTTTTTTCTTCTCGAACAATCATAATAAATAAAATCATTCCCAAAACATTACCAAAAAGCATCAGAGGATAAATATCCTGCACATATGGAATGGAAATGTTTTGAGGTGACATCCAAACGATTAAAAGCATCTCAAATCCTATGTATAGAAACATCAGAATAACAGCCCAAAAATGCTTTAAAAATTTTTTACCATTGAGTACATAAATTGCACTGCCTAAGAATCCGCAGATTATAGTGGCAAATGAACACGGAACTGCAGTGGTCCCTCCAAGAAACAACCTGTAAACACCAGAAATAATTCCAACAGGAATTCCAAGAACCGGCCCTCCAAACAAACCGGCAGTCATAACAACCATACTTCTAACATTTACATAAGAGTCATTTATGAAAAGGATATAAGAAGAAGCAATAATCGCAAGGACTGTAAATATGATTAAACAGACAACTTTATCCTTTCTGCGAGCTTTATGAAACATCATATTCTTGAAAAATTTTGTTTTTGACGAAATCAGTATTAAAATCAATATCACAGATAAAACTTCAAACATATCCATAAACGGTGAAATGAAAGCATCGGAGTTTGTACTTTTATTGAAATATGATATGAGTATGCTAAATAGACCGATAATAATCAGATATGCAATTTCATAAAGTGAACTATCACCAATATTCCTCAATTGAGGAAGCCTGGTCGAAATAAATCCCAAAATGATAATTGCAGAAATTATAGTCACAATATTATTCACAGTATCAAAGGAAATTTTGAAAATGCCCTCGATATAATAATATCTGATTAAGGAAGCTAAAAAAATAATATTAAAAACAAGCAACACAAAAAAAATAATGGACAAATATAATGTCCTTTTATATAAAATAATCTTTTTAATATCGCTCATTTTATCACTAAATAATTAAAAGATAGAAAAATCTATTTTTCTATTGTAAAACCATGATTCTGTGCTTTTGTGACAAATACAGTACCATCTTCACCGAGAATTTCTTTTGTCTTTTCCACAATATCAGCATTTTCATCATCAAATACTGTATATAAAACCGGTCCGAAGGAACTTATTCCGACACCATATGCACCTGCGTCCTCGATTGCCTTCATTGTAGGTAAAAAGCTATCGTCAAGGGAATGTTCAAGCTTGTTGAATCCTACCTTTTGAAGTTCGCTTACACACCATCCGAATTCCTTGATATTCTTTTCAAGCATGAATGGTATTAAATTCATTAAAATCAAGTGAGATACCTTTTCCACTTCATCCTTAGGAATAGGACAGCAATCCTGGAATACATTAACCTCATCCTGTCCGTTCATATGTTTATTGACTTTAGGAATGGCAATCAGGATTTTCCAATCTTCAGGGAATTCATATCTTGCAATCAATGTTGCAGGTTTTGCTTTTGAAGCACCTGAAGGTAAAAATCCAGGTTTTTCTTCAACGCTGTGACCGCCGTCAACAATGAATCCTCCCAAATCATGGGTAAAAGTACCGATACCAGAGGTTCCTCCCCTTCCAACAATACTGCTTAATTCCCTACTTGCAATTTCAATTCCCATTGTTTCTGTAATTAAATGAGCTGTAGAAACAGCAATTTGAGTTCCACTTCCAAATCCTGAATGTGGAGGATATGTTTGATGAACAATGAAATGGAATCCTGAATCAATATTAAAATGTTCAATTGTCCTTTCTGCAGCATCAGGAATCTTTTCGGAACATTCCAAAATAGCCTCTTCATCATCAGCAGTATCTGCAAATTCAAGGGTTACTCCGCTTTCAGTCTGTTGTACTTCAAGGACAAATTGTGGCTCAGATAAAGCAAGGCCAATTCCACCATCGATTCTTCTATATGAACCGTTTAGGTCAATTAAAGACATATGTATTCTAGCGGGTGCTCTGATAATCATAGTTTTTCACTTCTAAATAAATCTTTCTATACTATTTATGTTTTTTTAGTATATATACATTTTATGTGAAAATTAAATTTTACACTAACATTAAGTAAAGAAAATTAATTAAAATCAGAATTCAAGCTCGTCCACACTTGTAATTAGTTTACAAGCCAATTCACATGAAGTTTCAATGGGTTCATAGGAATAGGTCTCATACACGATAGTCGGTATGCCTGCCTCTGCGGTCGGTTCGGTTATGTAAGCGGGGCTTGTCCTGTACTCTGGAGCATAATACTTTATTTCAGGGATCTTTGAAAGAAGCACATTCATTATCTTTTCAGACTTTTCATCAAATCCCGGAGCGAAAATGAAATTGTTAACCTTATATTCACCTGGCCCGCGTGTGCCCCTATTGGAGTGGATGTCCAAAAACAGATCATACTTTTTGTCGATAATATCGTCACGAATGAATTCCTGAGCCAAAAGCTGTCCTTCCAGACGCCCTTCAGTTTCTGAATCCTTATCCTTTACATTGATATTATACAGATAGTAGCAGTATTTCAAATCATCAAAACAGTTCAGCTTTTCAAACAGCGCTCTGTGTGATTTGCTTTCAAGCGGATGCATGCCAATTACGTATGCTATCCTAATATCCGATGATTCGTCACCAAAAGGACCGTGCAGATGTACACATCCCAATTTGTTTTCCCCTAAAAGTTGACTGTCATATTTAGTTGAGTCGATTTGAGCCAAATCGGTAGGACCTTCCGGATAATCCATAAAATCACCAAAAAAAAATAAGTTTGACTAGATAAAATCTAGTCTTCGGAAGGTGATCTTTCACCTAATTCTTTGTTTAATTCATACATTAATCTGTTATCGCCGTCAGCTAATTTAGCTTTTGCAAGCAATTCCATTGCGTTTTCCTCTTCTTCAACTTGTTCTTCAACAAACCATTGGAGGAAATTATTGGTTGCATGGTCTTTTTCTTCTATAGCT includes these proteins:
- a CDS encoding acetolactate synthase — protein: MKIKQLSIFLQNRMGSLAKPLEVLTVANVNIRAMCMADTSEFGILRLVVDDPIKGKEALEENNFLVKITEIIGVEMNDSPGGLTTVLDIIKDNLIDLEYLYAFSHDKAEKAILLLHADDIDNLISVLTKNNIPIVSAEEVYNL
- a CDS encoding MotA/TolQ/ExbB proton channel family protein, producing the protein MALSIPGGEFLTGSLDVISQSLTIPVLVILLVIVIISIITLGGAIAEYTSRRKVPVGTIRDLIYDINRAASIDELNNVISSAKIPKAQKKVLSEIASSSELGTASREALARKLFEFEEEKTMNSLQKTDIITRIGPTLGLMGTLIPMGPGLAALGAGDINTLASSLTVAFNTTIVGIGSGALCYFIGKVRSGWYDRYLSDLDALIDSVLDRMSR
- a CDS encoding transcription factor S, with the protein product MEFCPECGKMLMPKNGKIKCRCGYEKSLEKEDLEEQYHMEGEKNPEAKVIVTDSNNVALPTTRITCYKCGGTKGYWWTVQTRSADEAPTNFIRCAKCGNTWRSSN
- a CDS encoding SDR family NAD(P)-dependent oxidoreductase, giving the protein MTGRNEERAKEVVDDIKAAGNEAIYVIADMANLDDVQKIFDATMEKYGTVDVLFNNAGMLSMSPLMEVTLEEWNRVFNVNVTSALLLTQLVAPVMQEKGKGTIINTCSVASFGAHHGFAAYVDSKHAMAGLTKSMAWELGPEIRCNGIAPGLIHTAMVDSIGGPGALQQMIDQCPVKRHGVPEDIANIALFLASDDSSFIDGQIIKVDGGFEI
- a CDS encoding right-handed parallel beta-helix repeat-containing protein, with product MCADDSNQTAQDTLEVDEVDVLGDAEGTYTELETNLNQSTGSISLDKDYKYDSNDGEKTYIKLSDKTLVIDGNSKTIDGNQKAGFLNLSNSNLTIKNLKITNCSLSSIILSNSILNLKNVTFDNNFDKDAGAAIYAMRSNITSANSTYSNNNAINKIDITAGAAIFSGNSTLTSTNDKFLNNYAQLGSSIYANSGSELDISNALFKNDNPVLWV
- a CDS encoding DUF2162 domain-containing protein — translated: MDMMSVLWQVGIFASVLVFGIKIGLASGLANLSKKLFAVICIAYGGGVVLISAIASLYSEQLVQAIYSYNTIFYIIMASIMIIAGLFTIREWKIHDKNTSTATSLAIIAPCPCCFGSIIASVLIVAPTIGVSSLNLSWYAVAALVGVMIVTYFASNTIVRVLNRPYPIVLGNFMLLLGAYFLLSAIVIPNIAGALSKTTSPITIGSPQDVLMVILALAILLVGGMVLNRRGRSILR
- a CDS encoding phenylacetate--CoA ligase family protein — its product is MFWNEEIETMSRQDLEELQLKKLQNTVKRAFDKIPYYNKKYSEAEVYPEDIETLKDIEKLPFITKDDLRESYPFGLFAVDIKEIKELHSSSGTTGKPVVSGYTEKDLDTWAETIARGLTMMGIGEDDILQNTHGYGMFTGGFGVHYGSHKVGAAIIPISTGQTRRQIEIMQDFGTTGLIFTPSYGIHLGEVALEDGIDPKDLGIKAIGFGAEGWTEEIRQRVEEIFGAKAYNIYGLTELMGPGVGIECEAQKGLHIAEDIYYPEIINPDTLQVLGENTPGELVLTNLEREGMPVIRFRTKDLTKITYEKCECGRTHARMSRITGRSDDMIKVKGVGIFPSQIEKALLKAGDVEPHYMIIVTRPGTLDEIEVKVEASHDLFFDGVKEMMAVQTKIGKSIENETGIRVKVTLVEPKTLPRFEGKAKRVIDKRNLH
- a CDS encoding DUF2149 domain-containing protein; the encoded protein is MVRKGGRRRSKRVEEDPMAGTSNLVDAMLVIAVGFLVFVIISWNMQAMIDPSQNIQEQMQQKTTEVDQGQQLNETPDTSNSSGQGYTEMGKVYKDPATGKLIMVEG
- a CDS encoding right-handed parallel beta-helix repeat-containing protein; translation: MKTKIRLLVISLILITLFSIGAAAASENVDLNSSDVTQVSNNIVGLSDDASDIQTKISANPNQNSQNSENDVVSDEGNKNILGSSDESNELKATNDDVLSSKITVNGKWFVDIRNAYASAKNGDIIDLSGNTYAGENREMQFIDNKRVTIANAIIDASNSWKFTGISTIKNCVLENITFKNYKTTERHPFGFENVVLRNVKFDNFDNAIAAINARNCVFENVTLSNMKSRLNETQDGVYEKGAMVVSYYSTYNNCNFINLSTNHHSGAICVAGEEGNSVNISNSKFINCSSGVGGAVYVHGNGKISDKLYSTIVNCSFINNTATQWGGALGSSQNNLIVENCEFINNKAKQGAAFMVGGITHGLDGITEGHNNIMKNCYFYNNTGSEEGGAVHMWGDNSSAINCTFKDNYAVNGKGAAIYVKGENATVIESEFYDHESEMGTVYILGKNAEIINSTFENNTASKGGAGAYIEGNNSYIENSTFVNNNATEQGGALHLQGDHIKILKSIFNSNHAHPHPENPNCGLGGAIYIIGNNNDIAYCEFTKNIAVNGSAIYNRGSQSRIEDVKFIDNQAWSYLLITTATPNLSNYSKSNNVSIKVTHIGGANIIHAIYNDGDVTDIIFFNVTYEHSTAHDMINTGNTDVHPKDGAENSEGGKLIYQDSREDSQTVRIIVVKEKPSNGILGVPEFDGDIIHDGVYKTNYLGAVSLDLIGLEPGTYTVYAEHPENTLYTFINNVTRFEISPYVDLSITKSSDRDSYLVGDIATFEISVESLGSDASNVVVSEMLPDSFDIISYTVSKGEFNTSDKSWKIGSLKSEEKATLTLKVKVTEIGTFTNTVNVTSDDEDVNLTNNIANATIKVENINNNTENETDDKIPDNSTDDIPIDEDIEIDEKITISENDKKISVSNGKATGNPILLVLISLLVVCLGIRRRN